The Anoxybacillus flavithermus genome has a segment encoding these proteins:
- a CDS encoding protoheme IX farnesyltransferase, which translates to MADVVEDVKPTKLQSGVFKDVLAVVKIGIVNSNLITTFTGLWLALHFTGKGFLSNLHIVFFALVGSALVIAGSCALNNFIDRDIDHLMERTKGRPTVSGSVDPKRVLWFGVLLVVIGTLSLLMTTVTAAVIGLVGMVTYVFLYTMWSKRSNTFNTVIGSISGAVPPVIGWTAVDDGFHIVPVILFLLMFLWQPPHFLALAMKRCEEYRAAGIPMLPVVHGFAMTKRQIVIWVVALLPLPFYLFSLGVPFLVIATLLNVGWLALGLAGFKMKDDMKWAKWMFIYSLNYLTILFVTMVIVTID; encoded by the coding sequence ATGGCGGATGTAGTCGAAGATGTCAAACCGACAAAGCTACAGTCAGGCGTGTTCAAAGATGTATTAGCTGTTGTAAAAATTGGTATCGTGAACTCGAATTTAATTACGACATTTACGGGACTTTGGTTAGCCCTTCATTTTACTGGAAAAGGATTTTTAAGCAATTTGCATATTGTGTTTTTCGCGCTTGTGGGATCCGCGCTCGTCATCGCCGGTTCATGCGCGTTAAATAACTTTATTGATCGCGATATCGATCATTTAATGGAGCGGACAAAAGGTCGTCCGACGGTGAGTGGAAGTGTAGATCCGAAGCGCGTGCTTTGGTTCGGTGTGCTTCTCGTCGTTATCGGCACGTTAAGCTTGCTCATGACAACCGTCACCGCTGCAGTGATCGGACTCGTCGGCATGGTGACGTACGTCTTTTTATATACGATGTGGTCTAAAAGAAGCAATACGTTCAATACGGTCATCGGAAGCATTTCAGGTGCTGTTCCGCCTGTGATCGGTTGGACGGCGGTCGATGATGGATTTCATATCGTTCCCGTCATTTTATTTTTGCTTATGTTTTTATGGCAACCGCCACACTTTTTGGCGCTAGCGATGAAGCGATGTGAAGAATATCGCGCAGCGGGCATTCCGATGCTGCCTGTCGTTCACGGATTTGCGATGACGAAACGGCAAATCGTCATTTGGGTTGTGGCGCTTTTACCACTTCCATTTTACTTATTTTCATTAGGCGTTCCGTTTTTAGTGATTGCCACGTTGTTGAACGTCGGTTGGCTAGCGCTCGGGTTAGCTGGCTTTAAAATGAAAGACGATATGAAATGGGCGAAATGGATGTTCATTTATTCGCTCAACTATTTGACAATTTTGTTTGTAACAATGGTTATTGTTACAATTGATTGA
- a CDS encoding putative lipid II flippase FtsW produces MGQMRLKTFLKYHDYPLIISVLLLSLFGLVMVYSASMITAVTRFHTTSDYFFKKQTWAWVIGVVVFLLTAFVPYKHYARKKFLQFIFFVMPLPLIYVLLFGHTVNNATSWIKLGPVNVQPAEFAKIGLIVYLSGVLANKQKKLQTSPQEVLFPIYYMLFICLLIFLQPDVGTMVIIGVICMAIIFSSAASKRLLMKQFLLFSLIVGLVALISGPFIYDKVFTKERLSRIDGFLHPFKYADDDGYQLTNSYIAIGNGGLKGLGLGQSIQKYGYLPEAHTDFIMAVIAEELGLFGVSFVLLLLSFIVLRGFVIAKKCQDAFGSLLAIGISTMIGFQAFVNLGGLTGIIPITGVTLPFVSYGGSSLVLLMMCVGMLANVSAVANYEKYKTEKQNNIQKNHVSFS; encoded by the coding sequence ATGGGGCAGATGCGCTTAAAAACGTTTTTGAAATATCATGATTATCCATTAATCATCTCGGTGTTGTTATTATCGTTGTTCGGGCTCGTCATGGTATATAGCGCGAGCATGATTACTGCAGTCACCCGCTTTCATACAACGAGCGATTATTTTTTCAAAAAACAAACATGGGCGTGGGTGATCGGTGTCGTCGTTTTTTTATTGACTGCATTTGTTCCATACAAACATTATGCGCGCAAAAAGTTTTTGCAATTCATTTTTTTCGTTATGCCTTTGCCGCTCATTTACGTTCTTTTGTTTGGACATACAGTGAACAATGCGACAAGTTGGATTAAACTCGGTCCGGTGAACGTTCAGCCCGCAGAGTTTGCAAAAATCGGCTTAATTGTGTATTTAAGCGGGGTGCTTGCAAACAAACAAAAAAAGCTACAAACATCGCCGCAAGAGGTGCTTTTTCCGATTTATTATATGCTGTTTATTTGCTTGCTTATTTTCTTGCAGCCGGACGTTGGAACGATGGTGATTATCGGAGTCATTTGCATGGCGATCATCTTTTCTTCTGCGGCAAGCAAACGGCTGTTAATGAAACAGTTTTTATTGTTCAGTTTGATCGTTGGACTCGTTGCGCTCATTTCTGGTCCGTTTATATACGATAAAGTATTTACAAAAGAGCGATTATCGCGCATCGACGGTTTTCTACATCCGTTTAAGTATGCGGATGATGACGGATACCAACTGACCAACTCGTACATTGCGATCGGAAATGGAGGATTAAAAGGGCTTGGACTTGGACAAAGCATTCAAAAGTACGGCTATTTACCAGAGGCACACACCGACTTCATTATGGCGGTCATTGCGGAAGAGCTTGGGTTATTTGGTGTTTCGTTCGTCCTTCTTTTATTGTCGTTTATCGTGTTGCGTGGTTTTGTTATTGCTAAAAAATGCCAAGACGCATTTGGCAGTTTATTAGCGATCGGCATTTCAACGATGATTGGCTTTCAAGCGTTCGTTAACCTCGGCGGCTTAACGGGCATTATTCCTATTACAGGGGTCACCTTACCTTTTGTTAGTTACGGCGGTTCATCTCTCGTTTTGTTAATGATGTGTGTCGGGATGCTAGCGAACGTTTCTGCAGTGGCAAACTATGAAAAATATAAAACAGAAAAACAAAACAATATTCAAAAAAATCACGTTTCTTTTTCGTAA
- a CDS encoding heme A synthase: MNTLQRLLKWFAVATTIGMLFVLIGGALVTKTGSGMGCGRSWPLCHGQLIPSNITVELLIELSHRVVSGVVGLMVLILSIWSWRAIGHIRETKFLAIVSFVFLVLQGLIGAAAVVWGQSDVVLALHFGISLISFAAVFLLTLFIFEVDKKFDAASVVLDRTMKFHIYGIVAYCYIVVYTGALVRHKQASLACPSWPFCAQTRLFPTQLHEWVQMGHRFAAGLLFLWILWATIYAMKRYKHQPIMYWGWFIALILVSCQVTTGALVVFTGLNLYVALAHAFFISCLFGVLSYFVLLATRSKKEKEVGHQAVPSAVLK; encoded by the coding sequence GTGAATACATTGCAACGGCTTTTAAAATGGTTTGCGGTAGCGACAACAATCGGCATGCTTTTCGTTTTAATTGGTGGAGCGCTCGTCACAAAAACAGGCTCAGGCATGGGATGCGGTCGTTCGTGGCCGCTCTGCCACGGACAGCTCATCCCATCCAACATTACGGTAGAGTTGCTTATTGAATTAAGCCACCGTGTTGTCTCTGGTGTCGTTGGGTTGATGGTACTTATTTTATCGATTTGGTCATGGAGAGCGATTGGGCATATTCGTGAAACGAAGTTTTTGGCGATCGTGTCGTTTGTTTTTCTCGTCTTACAAGGGTTGATCGGCGCTGCGGCGGTCGTATGGGGCCAATCGGACGTTGTGCTAGCGCTTCATTTTGGCATTTCGCTCATTTCATTTGCGGCCGTCTTTTTATTGACGTTGTTTATTTTTGAAGTCGATAAAAAATTTGATGCCGCGTCCGTCGTGCTTGATCGTACGATGAAATTTCATATTTACGGCATTGTTGCGTATTGCTATATCGTCGTGTATACAGGCGCGCTCGTGCGCCATAAACAAGCGAGTTTAGCGTGTCCGAGCTGGCCGTTTTGCGCACAAACGCGCTTGTTCCCAACCCAACTACATGAATGGGTGCAAATGGGACACCGTTTTGCAGCGGGATTATTGTTTCTTTGGATTTTATGGGCAACGATATATGCAATGAAACGATATAAACATCAGCCAATTATGTATTGGGGCTGGTTCATTGCGCTCATTCTCGTCAGCTGCCAAGTCACAACGGGGGCGCTCGTCGTCTTTACGGGGTTAAACTTATACGTCGCTTTAGCTCATGCGTTTTTTATTTCATGTTTATTCGGTGTATTAAGTTACTTCGTGTTGTTGGCGACACGTAGCAAAAAAGAAAAAGAGGTCGGGCATCAAGCCGTTCCATCTGCCGTATTAAAATAA
- a CDS encoding pyruvate carboxylase, with product MRRIEKVLVANRGEIAIRVFRACNELGIRTVAIYSREDAGSYHRYKADEAYLVGEGKKPIEAYLDIEGIIEIAKMHDVDAIHPGYGFLSENIEFAKRCEEEGIIFIGPRQEHLDMFGDKVKARHQAKQAGIPVIPGSDGPVQSLEDVVRFGETYGYPMIIKAALGGGGRGMRIVRSQAEVKEAYERAKSEAKAAFGSDDVYVEKLIENPKHIEVQILGDAYGNIVHLYDRDCSVQRRHQKVVEVAPSVSLSKELREDICEAAVKLMKNVQYVNAGTVEFLVSGDEFYFIEVNPRIQVEHTITEMITGIDIVQSQILIAEGHALHSEKVGIPKQEDIHVHGYAIQSRVTTEDPLNNFMPDTGKIMAYRSGGGFGVRLDAGNSFQGAVITPYYDSLLVKVTTWALTFEQAAAKMLRNLREFRIRGIKTNIPFLENVVQHPKFLTGEYDTSFIDTTPELFIFPKRKDRGTKLLSYIGTVTVNGFPGIGKKKKPVFDPPRIPKVNHIEPIRKGTKQILDEQGADGLVQWIKQQNRVLLTDTTFRDAHQSLLATRVRTNDLLRIAEPTARLWPQLFSMEMWGGATFDVAYRFLKEDPWERLIQLREKIPNVLFQMLLRASNAVGYKNYPDNVIREFVAQSAEAGIDVFRIFDSLNWVKGMTVAIDAVRQSGKVAEAAICYTGDIFDRARTKYNLDYYKNLAKELEQAGAHILAIKDMAGLLKPQAAYTFISALKEVVDIPIHLHTHDTSGNGIYTYAKAIEAGVDIVDVAVSSMAGLTSQPSANTLYYALEGTERAPEVDIASLEKLSRYWEDVRQYYADFESGMNAPHTEVYMHEMPGGQYSNLQQQAKAVGLGDRWDEVKEMYRRVNDLFGDIVKVTPSSKVVGDMALYMVQNNLTEQDIYERGDTLDFPDSVVELFEGYLGQPHGGFPETLQRIILKGREPITVRPGELLEPVDFEKLREELYHIVQREVTDYDVLAYALYPKVFVEYAHTIEQFGDVCVLDTPTFLYGMRLGEEIEIEIEKGKTLIVKLVAIGQPQADGTRVVYFELNGQPREMVVKDESIKTAVVARVKADRNNPNHIAATMPGTVVKVLVEKGEKVKKGDHLMITEAMKMETTVQAPFSGVVKDIYVKGGDAIQTGDLLLELAEK from the coding sequence ATGAGGCGTATTGAAAAAGTACTTGTCGCTAACCGCGGTGAAATTGCGATTCGCGTCTTTCGTGCATGCAACGAGCTCGGCATTCGCACCGTTGCGATTTATTCGCGCGAAGATGCTGGATCGTACCATCGTTATAAAGCGGATGAGGCGTATTTAGTTGGAGAAGGAAAAAAGCCGATTGAAGCGTATTTAGATATCGAAGGCATTATCGAAATTGCAAAAATGCACGATGTTGACGCGATTCATCCGGGATACGGATTTTTATCGGAAAACATCGAATTTGCGAAACGATGCGAAGAAGAAGGGATCATTTTTATTGGCCCACGACAAGAACATTTAGACATGTTTGGCGATAAAGTAAAAGCGCGCCACCAAGCGAAACAAGCGGGCATTCCCGTCATTCCGGGAAGCGATGGCCCTGTGCAAAGCTTGGAGGATGTCGTGCGCTTCGGTGAGACATACGGTTATCCGATGATCATTAAGGCGGCGTTAGGTGGCGGCGGTCGCGGCATGCGCATCGTTCGCTCGCAAGCGGAAGTAAAAGAAGCGTATGAGCGTGCTAAATCGGAAGCGAAAGCCGCGTTTGGTAGTGACGACGTGTATGTCGAAAAATTAATTGAAAACCCAAAACATATCGAAGTGCAAATTTTAGGCGATGCATACGGCAACATCGTTCATTTATATGATCGCGACTGTTCGGTTCAGCGTCGCCATCAAAAAGTTGTGGAAGTTGCGCCGAGCGTGTCGCTCTCTAAGGAGCTTCGCGAAGACATTTGTGAAGCGGCAGTCAAACTCATGAAAAACGTGCAATATGTGAACGCAGGAACGGTCGAATTTCTCGTTTCTGGCGATGAATTTTACTTTATTGAAGTTAACCCGCGCATTCAAGTTGAGCATACGATTACCGAAATGATTACCGGGATCGATATCGTTCAATCGCAAATTTTAATTGCGGAAGGGCATGCGTTACATAGCGAAAAGGTCGGCATTCCGAAGCAAGAAGACATTCATGTTCACGGATATGCCATTCAGTCGCGCGTCACGACGGAAGATCCGCTAAATAACTTTATGCCAGACACAGGGAAAATTATGGCGTATCGTTCAGGTGGCGGGTTCGGTGTTCGATTAGATGCCGGAAATAGCTTTCAAGGAGCTGTCATTACCCCGTATTACGATTCGTTATTAGTGAAAGTGACGACATGGGCGTTAACGTTTGAACAAGCGGCGGCGAAAATGTTGCGCAACTTGCGCGAGTTTCGTATTCGCGGCATTAAAACGAACATCCCGTTTTTAGAAAACGTCGTCCAACATCCAAAATTTTTAACAGGGGAATATGATACATCGTTTATTGATACGACGCCAGAGCTGTTTATTTTCCCAAAACGGAAAGACCGTGGTACGAAATTGTTATCGTATATCGGAACGGTGACCGTCAACGGATTTCCGGGCATCGGAAAAAAGAAAAAGCCGGTATTTGATCCTCCGCGCATCCCGAAAGTGAATCATATCGAGCCGATACGAAAAGGAACGAAGCAAATTTTAGACGAACAGGGAGCGGACGGACTTGTTCAATGGATTAAACAACAAAACCGTGTATTGCTTACGGATACGACGTTTCGTGACGCTCACCAATCGCTTTTAGCGACGCGCGTGCGCACAAACGACTTGTTGCGCATCGCTGAGCCGACGGCGCGTTTATGGCCACAATTGTTTTCAATGGAAATGTGGGGCGGAGCGACGTTTGATGTCGCATATCGCTTTTTAAAAGAAGACCCGTGGGAGCGCCTCATCCAATTGCGTGAAAAAATTCCGAACGTTCTGTTTCAAATGTTGCTTCGCGCTTCCAATGCCGTTGGGTATAAAAACTATCCAGATAACGTCATTCGCGAGTTCGTTGCGCAATCAGCCGAAGCAGGCATTGACGTATTCCGCATTTTCGACAGTTTAAACTGGGTGAAAGGGATGACCGTCGCCATTGATGCAGTACGTCAATCTGGAAAAGTAGCGGAAGCAGCCATTTGCTATACAGGCGATATTTTCGATCGTGCGCGCACGAAATATAATCTCGACTACTATAAAAACTTAGCAAAAGAGCTTGAACAAGCAGGTGCGCACATTTTAGCGATTAAAGACATGGCAGGGCTGTTAAAGCCGCAAGCAGCGTATACGTTCATTTCCGCTTTAAAAGAAGTCGTCGATATTCCGATTCATTTGCATACGCACGACACGAGCGGAAACGGCATTTACACATACGCCAAAGCGATCGAAGCGGGAGTAGATATTGTAGACGTCGCGGTTAGTTCGATGGCTGGTTTAACGTCCCAACCGAGCGCCAACACGCTTTACTATGCGCTTGAAGGTACCGAACGTGCCCCGGAAGTCGATATTGCGTCGCTTGAAAAGCTGTCGCGCTATTGGGAAGATGTGCGCCAATATTATGCTGACTTTGAAAGCGGCATGAACGCACCGCATACGGAAGTATATATGCACGAAATGCCGGGCGGACAATATAGCAACCTTCAACAACAAGCGAAAGCCGTCGGTTTAGGAGATCGTTGGGACGAAGTAAAAGAAATGTATCGCCGCGTCAACGATTTATTTGGCGATATTGTCAAAGTGACACCGTCATCGAAAGTTGTCGGTGATATGGCGCTATATATGGTACAAAACAATTTAACCGAACAAGACATTTACGAACGCGGGGACACGCTTGACTTCCCAGATTCAGTTGTCGAATTATTTGAAGGCTATCTCGGTCAGCCGCATGGCGGATTTCCAGAAACGTTGCAGCGCATTATTTTAAAAGGGCGTGAACCGATTACTGTTCGTCCTGGCGAGCTGTTAGAGCCGGTCGACTTTGAGAAGTTGCGCGAAGAGTTATATCATATCGTCCAGCGTGAAGTGACCGACTATGATGTGTTAGCTTATGCGCTATATCCGAAAGTGTTTGTCGAATATGCCCACACCATCGAACAGTTTGGTGACGTATGTGTGCTCGATACACCAACATTTTTATACGGGATGCGTCTCGGTGAAGAAATTGAAATCGAAATTGAAAAAGGAAAAACGTTAATCGTCAAGCTCGTTGCGATCGGTCAGCCGCAAGCGGACGGAACGAGAGTCGTTTACTTCGAACTAAACGGTCAGCCACGCGAAATGGTCGTGAAAGATGAAAGCATTAAAACAGCCGTTGTGGCGCGTGTCAAAGCAGATCGCAACAATCCGAACCACATTGCTGCAACGATGCCAGGGACAGTTGTCAAAGTGCTTGTTGAGAAAGGGGAAAAAGTGAAAAAAGGTGATCATTTAATGATTACCGAAGCGATGAAAATGGAAACGACCGTTCAAGCCCCGTTTTCTGGTGTTGTGAAAGACATTTACGTCAAAGGCGGCGACGCTATCCAAACGGGCGATTTATTGCTTGAATTAGCGGAAAAATAA